From a single Desulfobacterales bacterium genomic region:
- a CDS encoding transposase gives MTHRCHKKDFLLKFSKDRQRWLQWLFEARKRYETSILNYIVTSNHVHLLVYDTGEPESIPRMLQLVAGRTAQEYNQRKMRKGAFWEDRYHATAVETDDHLIRCMVYIDINMVRAGVVTHPSEWKESGYNEIQNPRKRYAIIDQNRLLSLFGKATIDDLKSSHFKWVEQGLEENKKTRQSKWTESIAIGSDEFVAKTKKQVGTGKIESKDEDFYLRESQEPFGLSEASDLQNEEQNSYEWSVFA, from the coding sequence TCTGCTGAAATTTTCAAAGGACCGGCAGCGATGGCTGCAATGGCTTTTTGAAGCCAGAAAACGATACGAGACCTCGATTCTGAATTATATCGTCACGTCAAATCATGTCCACCTGCTGGTGTATGACACAGGTGAACCGGAAAGCATTCCCAGAATGCTGCAACTGGTGGCTGGCCGGACTGCTCAAGAATACAATCAACGTAAAATGCGAAAAGGTGCTTTTTGGGAAGACCGTTATCATGCCACGGCTGTTGAAACGGATGACCATTTAATCCGATGCATGGTATACATCGATATCAACATGGTGCGCGCCGGTGTTGTAACTCATCCATCTGAATGGAAGGAAAGCGGCTACAACGAAATTCAAAACCCCCGGAAGCGTTATGCGATCATAGATCAGAACAGACTCCTATCTTTGTTCGGTAAAGCAACTATAGATGATTTGAAGTCATCCCATTTTAAGTGGGTGGAACAAGGGCTGGAAGAAAATAAGAAGACGCGTCAATCGAAATGGACAGAAAGTATAGCGATCGGGAGCGATGAGTTTGTGGCGAAGACGAAGAAACAGGTTGGAACTGGGAAAATCGAATCTAAAGATGAAGATTTCTATTTGCGGGAGTCACAAGAGCCGTTTGGATTATCCGAAGCTTCCGATCTTCAAAATGAAGAACAAAATTCTTACGAATGGAGCGTTTTTGCTTAG